Proteins co-encoded in one Gammaproteobacteria bacterium genomic window:
- the rpsI gene encoding 30S ribosomal protein S9, translating to MAQAKAKAKTQNYGTGRRKSATARVFIRPGKGDITVNHLPLEKYFARETSRVIVKQPLVAVDAMSKFDIYVTVRGGGSTGQAGAIRHGLARALVEYDEEGVEKSEEINENSWRRKLRAKDLLTRDARIVERKKVGLKKARKAPQFSKR from the coding sequence ATGGCACAAGCTAAAGCTAAAGCAAAAACTCAGAATTACGGTACCGGACGTCGTAAATCGGCGACCGCACGTGTATTTATTCGTCCTGGAAAAGGCGATATCACCGTCAATCATCTTCCTCTGGAAAAATATTTCGCTCGTGAAACCTCCCGAGTTATTGTGAAACAACCTCTGGTTGCAGTAGATGCAATGAGTAAATTTGACATCTACGTAACAGTGCGTGGTGGTGGCAGTACCGGTCAAGCTGGCGCAATTCGCCATGGATTAGCGCGGGCTCTGGTGGAGTACGATGAAGAAGGCGTAGAAAAAAGCGAAGAAATCAATGAAAATTCGTGGCGCCGTAAGTTGCGTGCCAAAGATTTATTAACACGAGATGCGCGAATTGTAGAACGTAAGAAAGTCGGTCTTAAAAAGGCGCGTAAGGCACCTCAGTTCTCTAAACGTTAA
- the rplM gene encoding 50S ribosomal protein L13 yields the protein MSTYSAKPDSLRRSWYLVDATNKTLGRLTSEIAIRLQGKHKPEYTRHIDTGDYIIVINAEKITVTGNKPSDKVYYHHTGYPGGIKSTTFEQMIAKTPERVIEIAVKGMLPKGPLGREMFRKLKVYAGTEHPHTAQQPQPLDNI from the coding sequence ATGAGTACATATAGTGCTAAGCCTGATTCGCTGCGACGTAGTTGGTATCTGGTAGATGCAACAAACAAAACATTAGGTCGTTTGACCTCTGAAATAGCGATAAGATTACAAGGCAAGCATAAGCCCGAATATACTCGCCACATAGATACAGGTGACTATATTATTGTTATAAACGCGGAAAAGATAACCGTTACCGGCAACAAGCCAAGTGATAAAGTTTACTATCATCACACCGGCTACCCAGGCGGAATCAAATCAACCACCTTTGAACAAATGATTGCAAAAACACCAGAGCGTGTTATTGAGATTGCAGTAAAAGGCATGTTACCCAAGGGTCCTTTGGGCAGAGAAATGTTCCGAAAACTAAAGGTTTACGCGGGCACTGAGCATCCGCATACTGCTCAGCAACCACAGCCACTAGACAATATTTAA
- a CDS encoding HU family DNA-binding protein — translation MAKSKTIKPAKKTAAPAPAKKKSSVSEAFTKSQVLNFLAENAGIKKKDVTNVMSALADLMEMHLGNKRGPGEFVVPGLMKCRVVRKPATKARKGINPFTKEETVFQAKPARNIVKIRPLKKLKDMVE, via the coding sequence ATGGCTAAGTCAAAAACAATTAAACCAGCCAAAAAAACCGCCGCTCCAGCTCCTGCTAAGAAAAAATCCAGCGTTAGTGAAGCCTTCACTAAATCTCAAGTTTTAAATTTTCTCGCTGAAAATGCTGGCATTAAGAAAAAAGATGTTACCAATGTTATGTCTGCTTTAGCTGACCTAATGGAAATGCACCTCGGCAACAAACGCGGTCCAGGCGAATTTGTTGTTCCAGGCTTAATGAAGTGCCGCGTAGTCAGAAAACCTGCTACTAAAGCACGCAAAGGCATCAATCCATTCACTAAGGAAGAAACTGTCTTCCAAGCTAAACCTGCACGTAATATCGTGAAAATTCGACCACTCAAAAAATTAAAAGATATGGTTGAATAG